The sequence below is a genomic window from Clostridia bacterium.
TGGAGGAATGACTTCTGCAACGCCGCTCCGAGCTACCAGACATGCCAGCGACGCATATGGCGAGTGTTCACCCGCGTGGCCCCGTCCCTTGCGGCTACGTTTGATGAAAGGAACCTGCCGTTCTCTGTCCCAGTAGACAAGCAGGTATCGATGTCAGATATCTTCGCTCTCAACAGGGATCATTACGAGGGAACCGAGTTCTACATGGGCGACAGCATCACTGCTGGCCCATGGAATAACCCACGCCGGTACCGGGGCACTCTCAAGTTCGAAGGAAAGAGCTACGATTGGCAGCGGACTATCTCCGTAATAAACTGTGAGCACGTGTGCATAACGCAGATCCGATCTGGGCTGCCAAAGGAGATTGCTCCGGTGCTATGGTACGGCGCTGGCTCCGCTTCAACGACCTGCTTTGTGCCGTTCTATGCGAGCGTATCGAACATAGCTCCTACCATGAATACCAAATCTGGGTCACATTGGGACTTCACCCGCGATTCCTATTGGTGGGCGGTGCAGTCGGTGAATGTCATAGCGGACCTCCGGTGGTCGCTCATGATCAAAGACATCGAGAAGATGCAGGATGGGTATGAGGGCTACGCTGTGAGAACTCAGCCTGCAATTGATGCTGCCGCACTGGAGTTATACAAGACCGATCCCAAGCTTGCCGTGGAGTTCCTGACGAACTACTGCAACAGGAACGTGGAAACTGTGCGTGATGCGTGGTGGTCCCTCCTCGACCAGCTGATTGCCAAGTACCATATGGGGTACATCTACGATGGCGGCAAGGTGAAGAAGCCGGTGTATTCAGAGGAGTGGGTCAAACTCATAAGGAATGGGCAGGACGTCCGCGCCAAGTAGCTGAGT
It includes:
- a CDS encoding C69 family dipeptidase, whose amino-acid sequence is MLLRRNRSCAVVPILAAIIIGLLSWSTLACTTIMVSQGASSDGFTSCSHANDCGSCSFQIEKIPAKDWAPGTMMEILHMPQYTDGYQRMEVHGEPTGRQIPQVPHTYGYVLGHFGYINEEAVGIGETTFGGRGGSSNANGWFEATNLTFLAMERAKTAREAIQVMGDLAVKYGYFDSGEQLSVADPDEVWMFEVVGPGPLWEQGDKEPGAYWVAQRVPEGHIAVAANCSVIDQIDWNDHDNFIYSSGIVDFATEKGWYDPSSNKPFSWRNDFCNAAPSYQTCQRRIWRVFTRVAPSLAATFDERNLPFSVPVDKQVSMSDIFALNRDHYEGTEFYMGDSITAGPWNNPRRYRGTLKFEGKSYDWQRTISVINCEHVCITQIRSGLPKEIAPVLWYGAGSASTTCFVPFYASVSNIAPTMNTKSGSHWDFTRDSYWWAVQSVNVIADLRWSLMIKDIEKMQDGYEGYAVRTQPAIDAAALELYKTDPKLAVEFLTNYCNRNVETVRDAWWSLLDQLIAKYHMGYIYDGGKVKKPVYSEEWVKLIRNGQDVRAK